The nucleotide window TGCTGGAACGTTTTAACTACGTTACCAAAATTGAGTGCCGCCTCGAAACAGGCCGTACCCACCAGATCCGCGTACACATGCAGCATATCGGCCATTCCCTCTTTAATGACGATACCTACGGTGGTAACCGCATCCGGAAAGGGACCATCTTCACCAAATACCAACAGTTTGTGGACAACTGCTTTGAGATTATGCCCCGTCATGCCCTGCATGCCCAGCAACTCGGCTTTATCCACCCCCGCACCCGCAAGCAGATGCGCTTCGAAAGCCAGCTGCCGGACGATTTCTCCCAGGTGCTGGAAAAATGGCGGAGATATTCTACTGCCCGCCCGAACACTGAGGATTAATGCTGACGTTTTGAGCGTTTTGAAGATTTTAAAAGAGCATTCGTGATTTTATCCGGATGCTCTTTTTTATGCACCTGGTCTATCATTCATCCTATCAACCAGCATCATCAGCATTAATCTCTGTTAAATCACAGTTATTATTAACATTATTTTATATATTTCATTATCTTAGCGTCTATTACCATGTCAACACATGAGGACCCTTTATATACACTGTTCTTTTCTGATTTTACTGTTTCTGGCCATGCTGCTGGGCAATACCCGGGCAAATGCCGGGGTATGGAGAGCCACTCCTTTTAAGGCTTCCTCTACCTGTGTGCAGGACAGCGTTTTCTTCGTAATTAGCAATACTACCGGGATAGACTCCGTCAAATGGTATTTCGGGGATCCGGCTTCTGCTGAAAAAGATTCTTCGAATAAAATAAAAGGGGCTTTCCATGCATACCAGCTTACCGGCACCTACACCGTTACCCTGGTAGCCTGGCGCGGCGGACAGCCTGATATCTCCACCCAGCCAATCACCATTGTGACGCCGGTGATCTATGACCTGGGACCACAGGATATCACTCTCTGTGAAGGCAACACCATGACCCTCAGCGCACCGGTGATACCTGGCGCCGCCTACGAATGGCAGAATGGGTCCACTGCTCCCAACATCCTGGTAGACACTTCTGCTACGTATAAAGTCAAGATCAATGGTTGTCTGATACCGGATTCAGTGAATGTGTTTTATACGCCTGTCCCCAAGATAGATCTGGGTCCAGACCTGGTATTGTGTACAGGTGAGCAGCTGGCCCTTGATGCCACCGCCCAGAACTGTACCTACCTGTGGAATACCGGCAATACAGAGCCCACGCAGGATGTACGAACATCGGGCACCTATCAGGTAAGGGTGTTTCCTAAAGGTTGTGCAGAAATAGACGACCAGATCACTATCACGTTTACCGGTCCGCCCTACCCTTTCAGCCTGGGCCCCGATACGCTGTTATGCCCCGGCGAATCTATCCGGCTGGCACCAGTAGTGCCGGAAGCCACCGCCTGGAAATGGAGTACAGGAGCCACGACACCGGCTATTACTGTCAACTATGAGGCAAATATATGGGCGCTTGTAGAGATCAATCACATCTGTAATGTGGTGGATACCATCTTTGTAAACTTCAACCGGTTGCGCAAACTCAACCTGGGTAACGATACCACTATCTGTAAAGGTAATTTTCTGGTGCTGACGGCCGATTTCGGCAACGGGCAATATCGTTGGCAGGACGGTTCAGACCAGGCCACCTATTATGTGACCAAACCCGGCAATTTCTTTGTGCATGCCCAGATAGGCCGTTGCGAATCTTCCGATACCATCCGTGTGTCTTATGATGATACGCTGCGGGTGAATCTCGGGCCGGATACCCTGTTGTGCCGCAACGAGGTATACCCGCTGACAGTCCTTGGTGCAGGCGGAGCTCCTTTCAAATGGCAGGACAGCACCAGCATCCCGCAGTATATTGTACGGCAGCCTGGTATCTACTCCTTAACGGCCTGGAATACCTGTGGTAAAAGTGTGGATTCAGTCGTGGTGGACTTCCATGACTGTGAATGTACAGTGCATTTCCCCAATGCCTTTACCCCCAACGGAGACGGACGCAACGACTACTTCCGGCCCCGGTACCGATGTCCGATAGAACAGTATACGCTCAGTATCTACAACCGCTGGGGCGAAAGGGTGTTTTTCACCAACGACCCGCAGATAGGCTGGACAGGGCGCGTAAAGGGCCTGCAGGCAGATATGGGCACCTACGTATGGATTGTTGATTACCGGGAAGTATATACCAGGATACCGGTGCACAAGACCGGTACGGTCACGTTGTTGTATTAGTTATTCACTCGCCTTAAAATCAAAGAATTTAGCGATAAAAACGGCTGTTTCCCGTTTTTTGAACGGTACATTCCAGGTACCGTTGTAGGTAACCAGTGCGGGTATAAGCAAGCCAAACTGTTTGGTCATCTGTACATTCATCTTCACGTTAAAATCAAACAGCATCGTTTTGTAGGACAGGGCATATTTGCGGCCTACAATCTCAAAGTTATCCTTGTTGAACCAGGTGATAAGTTCATCGATCACTACATCTCCGCGGTCGATGCGGCTCAGGTCTGGTTTGGCTTTGGCGGTAAACACGTAGCAGGGGGTGCCGTCTACATAGTTTTCGGCGCTGATGGAGAAGTTATAAAACCGCATCACATCTCTGTCGAAGATGGCCACTTTGCCGCCAACGATGGGCACTCCTTTGACGGGTTTGCCGGGGTTGAAGATGAGTTGTTTAAGCTGTGCTTTATGGCGGGCCATGCTACCGCCGGCATTCTCAGGTGTTTCGCCGTTGCCGTCCACACATACGGTACCGTTGGTAAAGAACAGGTTGCCGTACAGTTCGGCGGTATAATAGTTATAGTTGCCTTTGCGGGTGAAGAAGTCGCCGGTCACCTGCTGGCTGGTGACTTCCATATTGCGGCAGCGGCCGTTGATATGCTGGCGGGTGAGGCTTTTGAGAGATGCCTGTGTTTCTCCTTTTTTATCCAGGATGCGGATATCATTGTCGGCGTTGAAGCCTACGATATGGAGGTTTTTAAATGCGCGGTAGAAGGTAGTATCTTCTTCCACTCTTTTAATGAAACTATTAACGTCAAAGCCTATACGTTTTGCTTCCACGATAACTTCGTCCAGGTTTACGGTCATTCCTTTGTACCGGGCAGTGTCCTGGGCTGCCAGGTGAGATAGTTGCAGGCATCCCGCAACAACGGTTGCGGCTATACTTTTCCAAAAATGTGACATGCTGCAATTTAGGGAAAAGCTGTAAGCTTTCAGCTGTTAGGAATTCGTTAAAAAACAGCGGAGACAACAGGAAAGCGGGTGTTCTCTGTTATCTCCGCTGTGGTAAGCTTTGGGAGAGGGCCGGCAACCGTGGTTGCCGGCGGGTTATGTTATCAACCTGGTATTTTTCCGGCTACGTACATCTGCTCCATGGTTGGAGAAGCGGCACCACCTTTCTTTTCCAGGGTTACGGCAAACATTTGTGCTTTGCCGGTGATCTTCATTTTCTGCAGCAGGCTTGCTGTATCACCCATTTCAAACACACCCATGTCAACCGGTTTGCCATCTACGATAGCCCACAGCTGGTATTGTTTGTCGGCAGCGGGTTCTGGCAGGTTGTTGACTTTCAGGTATACCTGTTTGTTATCCTGATTCCAGAACACAGTGGCTACTGCGGTCGGGAAGGATTGAGTACCTGGCATGGCTACTTTCATCACTTTAGGATCTTCCATTACCTGCATGGATTCCTGCAGTTGTTCTAACCTTGTTTTGTACTCATTGGTTTTGGAGATGATGGAGTTCTGGGAAAGCAGTAATGACTGATACTTGTCTTTGTACTCCCGGAATTCCTTCCATCGGTTGAAGTACAGGAAATTGAGGATAATACTGCCAACCAGCAATACAGCGGCGACGGCCGCAATCCACTTCCAGGAAACACTTTTGGTTTCCGGAGCGGCCAAGACATTGGTTTGTTCCATGGATAAGATTTTAGTTTGTTGCAAGGGGTGTGCAGGTGGTTCTGAATTTTCCTGCATGAAGGAATCGTTATTGATCAGGTGAAGTAAATGTGATTTGATGGCAGGAGGCGGGATGATAGACTGTAGCTGTACATACTCTTCCATATCGCGCTGGCATTCCGCAACGGCAGCGGCTACTTCCGGAAACCGGCGCATGGCGGCTTCCAGGTCATGCGCTTCTTCTTCAGAAGTCATGCCTGCGGCATACAGCTCTATGAGTCCGGACGATATGAAATACTGGGCGTCCACGAGAAAAAGAAAATTTATTTGTTCAATATGTTCCTCAACTGAATAATGGCATTGCGCAATCTGGTCTTAACAGTCCCCAGGGGTATACTAAGTAACCTGGAAATTTCTTCCTGGGTACAACCTTTATAATAAGCCAGATCGATAAGGATACGTTGTTCTTTGGTTAGTTTTTCCAGGATTTTGGAAAAACCAAGATGATCGATGGACTGGTACACGGCTAACTGACCATCGTTTAAATGTACGTCATCCGCGATGTTTTGGATTTTTTGTCCGAGTTTCCAGGCTTTGGACCTGAGTATATCTATCGCTGTGTTCCGGGCAATATTCAGCATCCAGGTAAACAGCCGGCCTTTATCGTTTCTGTATTGGTCGGCATGACGCCATATCTTCATAAATACATCCTGCAGCACATCTCCGGCTGAGTGGCTGTCATTCAATACCTTTACGATCACGCCGTAGAGAGCGGGAGAATAATGATCATACAGGTATGCGAAGACTTTCTGGTCACGGGCACGCAACCCATCAATCAGTTCAGCTTCTGTATATGTTACAGGGTATTCCAAAACAGACAAATAAGTATGGTTGATATTTGTTTTTCAAAATTGAACGATGATATCCACAGACAAACGTATCCACTTCTGAACAATCAAAAGGCTACATGACTGGTTAAGGTTAAATCGTATTGAGCGTGTTCCTAATGGTCTAACGGGGTATTTTCGGTAATTTCGGTAAGTTACGGATAAAGTTTATAACAAGTTACTAGTCCTTACTATTTCTGTATTTTAACAGACAGCTGTACCTGGTCCATACTGGGGTCGATGCTGCCACCGGCCTTTTCCAGGGTAACTGCAAAGCCTTCGGCTGATTCCACCGGTTTCATATGTTGTATCTTTTGAGCAACCGGAGCACCACTCTGGAAGACACCGGCATCCACGAGTTTTTTATTGCGGATAGCCCACAACTGGTATTGTTTTCCAACAGGAGGCAGGGGCATCACCTGTGCCATCAGGAAAAGTGCATGGGAAACGGGATTCCAGCATACGGTAATCACTTGTCCGAGATTGGCACCAGCACCTTCTATTTTAATCCATTTGAAAGCCGGGTCTTTGAGCATGTCCAGTTCTTTCTGCAGCTCTTCGTGAGCGGTCAGTGACTGGTTTTCCCTTTCGCCGTCCAGTTTTTGTTTGGCAGCAATCAGCGACTCATAGCGGCTTTTATAGTCAGTAGATCCCTGGAAGAAGACAAAGTTCAGGATTAAGCTACCGATAAATAAGACGATGATAGCAGCGGCGACATACTTCCAGACACGATCTGTTTTACGACCAGACATTTTTCTTACCGGCGTTTCTTTGGAAGCAGGGAGAGCCGGGTTGCGCAGTTCCTGAGGAAGGAGGGTATTTCCTTCCGGCGTATCTTCTTCCTGCAGAATGTTGAGGAGCCGGTCTTTTATTCCCGGCGGAGGTACAATGGCGTACAACTGCACAAACTTCTCCCGGTCGAGCTGCAATGCCTGTACGGCAGCTTTCACCTGAGGGTAATGTTCAGCAACGGTTTCCACCTCTCCCTGTTCTGATTCAGGCAGAAGGCCAAACACATAACTCTCTAGAATACCGGATGATATGTAACGTTGTACATCCACTTTATGTTATAATTGTTTTAGTAGGATTCTCAACTGCATAATCGCATTGCGCATTCTGGTTTTCACTGTACCCAGCGGTATGTCCAGTGTTTTGGCTATTTCTTCCTGTGTACAACCTTTGAAGTAAGCGAGATCGATAATAATACGCTGGTCTTTGGGAAGGCCTTCAATTACTTTCGTTAATCCAAGGTGGTCTACGGAGAGGTGTACGGCCAGTTGTGGCTCATACATCAGATTGGTGCTGGTTACATCCTGTACTTTCTGCTCTAATTTGTGCGCTTTGGATCGCAAACTATCGATAGCGGTGTTCCTGGCAATATTAAGCATCCAGGTAAATAGGCGGCCTTTGGTGGGATCGTATCGGTCAATATTTTTCCAGATCTTAATGAACACTTCCTGGAGTACATCTCCTGCGGAAGCATCATCCGTAACTATTTTGAGCGCTACCCCATATAACGCGGGTGAATAATGGTCATATAAATAACTGAATAATTTTTCATCCCTGGCCTGAAGTCCTTGAATGAGCTCTATTTCAGTATATGATACGGTAGTTCCCAAAATGGATACGGATGCGTTAATCTTTACAATACCAAAATAATGGGTTTTCTTTACATTACAAAATTATTTCCTATTTAGGAAACGTCATTTTGTAGTCTACTCTTACTTTTCCTTTGGTAATATCTTCGAGCTTGCTCTTTAACATCCTGCGTTTCAGGGGCTTCAGATGGTCGATGAACAGCTTGCCGTCGATGTGGTCGTATTCGTGCAGGATCACACGGGCGGTAACACCGGTAAAGGTTTTTTGCTGTGGCTCAAAGTTTTCGTTTACATAAGAAAGGGTCACTGTCTCTGCTCTGTTCACATCTTCCCTTACCTTGGGGATGCTCAGGCAGCCTTCATTATAAGCCCATTCCTTTCCGCCGGTTTCCACGATTTGCGCATTGATGAACACTTCCTTTATACCGTTATCACCAGGATAATCGTTCTTTTCATCATCTTCCAGGTTGTCGATGATTTGTTTACTGTCTACCACAAACAGGCGTATAGACTTATTTATCTGCGGAGCCGCAACGCCTACTCCATTGGAGCCATACATGGTTTCCCACATATTTGCGATCAACTCTTTCAGCTTGGGATAGTCGGGCGTGATATCTTCTGCTACTTTTCTCAGCACCGGGTGCCCGTAAGCTACTATTGGCAGTATCATGATTTATTTCTTAGTTTTATTTAGTCTGCAAAGGTACAACATTTGCCCCATAGGGTCATGACAGCAAGGGTTTCCCTCTTATCAAATTACAAAATAATTAAATGAAAAAATATTTACATTTTATTCTGTAAATATTCCTGCAGAATAATAGTGGCGCTGATTTCATCGACCAGGCCTTTATTCTGGCGGTCCTTTTTCTTCAGTCCGCTATCGATCATACTCTGAAAAGCGATACGGGAGGTAAAGCGTTCATCTACTTTTTTGACAGGAATATGAGGGAAGTTCTTCTGGAGTACCCGGATACATTCGGCCACGAGCGGGGTGGCGTGGGTATCATTACCATCCAGGTTTTTGGGCTCTCCGATGAGGATCATCTCCACTTCTTCAGCGGCAAAATATTTTTTCAGGAAAGGGATCAGTTCATGGGTAAGGACAGTAGTGAGTCCGCTGGCAATCAGTTGCAGCGGATCTGTCACAGCCAGTCCGGTTCGTTTTTTTCCATAATCTATTGCCATCACACGTGCCATAGGATATTTTGATATTTTGTTATTTTGATATTTTGTTATTTATGAAAACAGCAGCATATCTGCTATCACAAAAATGGCAAACACCACGCTGGCGATACCGTTAGTAGTCATAAACATCACATTCACTCTGCTGAGGTCATGTGGCTTTACCAGCAGGTGCTGAGACACCAGCATGGATATAAACACGGCAGCCCCGATCCAGAACAGCCAGTGATAATGACCGGTGATACCGATGGTGATCACCAGTGCCGCGGCTACCACGTGCAGCAGCTCAGAGAAACGCAGTGCTCCGGAAAGTCCCAGCCAGGCCGGAATAGAGTTCAGCTGCTGTGACTTGTCGAAGTCTTCATCCTGCAGGGAATAAATAATATCGAAACCGGCTACCCAGCAAAGTACCAGCACAGATACCAGTACCGGCAACAGGGCAAATTCGCCTGTGACGGCCAGATAAGCCCCGATTGGTGCCAGAGAAAGCCCTACACCCAGCACCATATGGCACAAGGCTGTAAAACGTTTGGTATAACTATATCCCAGCACTACCAGCAGTGCAATAGGTGACAGGAAAAAGCAGATACGATTAATGAACCAGGTAGTCAGCACAAACAGCATCACGTTGATCAGGATGAAAAACATGGCGTTCTGCGGGGAGATCACGCCGGCGGGTATTTCCCGTTTGGCCGTACGCGGGTTGAGTTTGTCGATGTCCGTATCCAGCCAGCGGTTGAAGGCCATGGCCGCACTACGGGCGAACACCATACAGAGCACCACCAGCCCGAAGGTAGCCCAGCTGAAGCTGCCCCCACCTTTGGTGGTGGCCATAAAATAACCCGTCAGGGCAAAAGGCATGGCAAAGATGGTATGGCTGAACTTTACCAGTGACAGATACTTGTTAATAGTAGTAATCATATGTAAGCAGTTGAGCTAACAGCTCTTATAAATTAATCTTTCTTAAATCAACCACGGTTTGTAACGGCCCGCAATTTTACAAAGATATCCCAAACCACAATACCAGTGCTGACAGAAATATTCAGGGAGTGTTTCATCCCGGACTGGGGGATTTCGATACAGCCATCGGCCAGCTTCATCACTTCTGCGTCCACACCGCTCACTTCATTCCCGAAAACAAGCGCCACGGGCTGGTTGACAGGAGGTACAAAAGCATCGAGCATCACGCTGCCGGCAGCCTGTTCTATGGTCATTATAAGATATCCGGCGGATTTGAGGGCATTGACAGCCTCCATAGTAGTGGGGAAATATTGCCATTCCACCGTTTCGGTGGCACCGAGGGCTGTTTTGTTGATATCCCGGTGGGGCGGTACGGGCGTATAGCCACATAAAACGATGCCCTGTAACAGGAAGGCATCTGCTGTGCGGAACACCGATCCAACGTTGTGCATACTGCGCACATTATCCAACACCAGCACCAGCGGTGTTTTATCTGCTGCCTTGAACTCGTCCACCGTTTTACGGCCCAGTTCATCCATGCTTAACTTTCTCATGATCTGCAAAGATAACCGGATCGGATGAGTTTTATATATTTGCGCCATGGCAAAAAGTAAATCAGAAGAAACGCCACTGATGCTACAGCATAAGGCTATCAAGGATAAGTACCCGGATGCAGTACTATTGTTCCGTGTAGGCGATTTTTACGAAACCTTTAATGAAGACGCTGTGATAGCGTCCAGAGTGCTGGGCATTGTGTTAACCAAAAGGGCCAATGGCTCAGCTTCATATGTTGATCTGGCAGGCTTTCCCCATCATTCACTTGACACCTACCTTCACAAGCTGGTAAAAGCAGGGCACCGTGTGGCCGTTTGTGATCAGCTGGAAGACCCGAAAACAGTAAAAGGCATTGTAAAACGCGGCGTTACGGAGATGGTAACACCCGGCGTGGCCGTTAATGATAAACTGCTGGAGAATACCAGCAACAACTTCCTGGCCGCCGTACATTTCGGAGCAGACGTGACCGGCGTTTCCTTCCTCGATATCTCCACCGGCGAGTTTATCATCGCCGAAGGCAGTACCGAATATGTGGATAAACTCCTGCAAAGCTTCCGTCCGGCTGAAGTAGTGTTTGCCCGTCAGCAACAGAAACATTTTAAAGCCACCTTCGGCTCCCGCTTTTATACCTATAACCTGGATGAGTGGATCTTTACTTCCACTTATGCAGAAGAGATACTGCTGAAACATTTTCAGACCCATTCACTGAAAGGTTTCGGTGTAGAGGGTATGGACGCCGCCATTATAGCGGCCGGCGCCACCCTTCACTACCTGAAGGACACAGAACATCCGCACCTGCAGCATATCACCCGCCTGCAGCGTATCAGCCAGGAAGACTTCCTCTGGATGGACCGCTTTACCGTGCGCAACCTGGAACTGCTCAACAGCAGTGTGGAAAACGGCCATACCCTGCTCAAAGTCCTCGACAATACCGTCACCCCGATGGGCGCCCGCCTACTGAAACGCTGGCTGGTATTCCCCCTGCGTGACATCGCTCCAATCAATGAGCGGCTGGACACCGTAGCCTTCTTCATCCAGGAAACGGAACTGTCCAAAACACTGACACACCATCTCAAACTCACCGGCGACCTGGAAAGGCTGGTATCCAAAATACCGCTCCGTAAGATCAATCCCCGGGAAGTGATGCAGCTGGCCCGTTCCCTCGAACAGGTACAGGCCGTACAGGAACTGCTTGCCAAAAGCAGCAACGACTACCTGTCACGCCTCAACGAAAAACTGGATCCCTGCACTCCTATCCTCAACAAGATACTGAATGAAGTGATGGAAAACCCGCCGGTACAGGTCAACAAGGGCGGCGTGATCCGCGAAGGCGTAAATGCTGAACTGGACGAACTACGCGGCATCGCCACCAAAGGCAAAGACTTCCTGCTGCAAATACAGCAGAAAGAATCCGAAGCCACCGGCATCCCTTCCCTGAAGATAGCCTTCAACAACGTTTTCGGCTACTACCTGGAAGTGACCAACACCCACAAAAACAAGGTGCCCGATACCTGGATACGCAAACAGACC belongs to Chitinophaga sp. HK235 and includes:
- a CDS encoding gliding motility-associated C-terminal domain-containing protein, which produces MRTLYIHCSFLILLFLAMLLGNTRANAGVWRATPFKASSTCVQDSVFFVISNTTGIDSVKWYFGDPASAEKDSSNKIKGAFHAYQLTGTYTVTLVAWRGGQPDISTQPITIVTPVIYDLGPQDITLCEGNTMTLSAPVIPGAAYEWQNGSTAPNILVDTSATYKVKINGCLIPDSVNVFYTPVPKIDLGPDLVLCTGEQLALDATAQNCTYLWNTGNTEPTQDVRTSGTYQVRVFPKGCAEIDDQITITFTGPPYPFSLGPDTLLCPGESIRLAPVVPEATAWKWSTGATTPAITVNYEANIWALVEINHICNVVDTIFVNFNRLRKLNLGNDTTICKGNFLVLTADFGNGQYRWQDGSDQATYYVTKPGNFFVHAQIGRCESSDTIRVSYDDTLRVNLGPDTLLCRNEVYPLTVLGAGGAPFKWQDSTSIPQYIVRQPGIYSLTAWNTCGKSVDSVVVDFHDCECTVHFPNAFTPNGDGRNDYFRPRYRCPIEQYTLSIYNRWGERVFFTNDPQIGWTGRVKGLQADMGTYVWIVDYREVYTRIPVHKTGTVTLLY
- a CDS encoding anti-sigma factor domain-containing protein; translation: MDAQYFISSGLIELYAAGMTSEEEAHDLEAAMRRFPEVAAAVAECQRDMEEYVQLQSIIPPPAIKSHLLHLINNDSFMQENSEPPAHPLQQTKILSMEQTNVLAAPETKSVSWKWIAAVAAVLLVGSIILNFLYFNRWKEFREYKDKYQSLLLSQNSIISKTNEYKTRLEQLQESMQVMEDPKVMKVAMPGTQSFPTAVATVFWNQDNKQVYLKVNNLPEPAADKQYQLWAIVDGKPVDMGVFEMGDTASLLQKMKITGKAQMFAVTLEKKGGAASPTMEQMYVAGKIPG
- a CDS encoding RNA polymerase sigma factor yields the protein MSVLEYPVTYTEAELIDGLRARDQKVFAYLYDHYSPALYGVIVKVLNDSHSAGDVLQDVFMKIWRHADQYRNDKGRLFTWMLNIARNTAIDILRSKAWKLGQKIQNIADDVHLNDGQLAVYQSIDHLGFSKILEKLTKEQRILIDLAYYKGCTQEEISRLLSIPLGTVKTRLRNAIIQLRNILNK
- a CDS encoding anti-sigma factor domain-containing protein, which encodes MDVQRYISSGILESYVFGLLPESEQGEVETVAEHYPQVKAAVQALQLDREKFVQLYAIVPPPGIKDRLLNILQEEDTPEGNTLLPQELRNPALPASKETPVRKMSGRKTDRVWKYVAAAIIVLFIGSLILNFVFFQGSTDYKSRYESLIAAKQKLDGERENQSLTAHEELQKELDMLKDPAFKWIKIEGAGANLGQVITVCWNPVSHALFLMAQVMPLPPVGKQYQLWAIRNKKLVDAGVFQSGAPVAQKIQHMKPVESAEGFAVTLEKAGGSIDPSMDQVQLSVKIQK
- a CDS encoding RNA polymerase sigma factor → MGTTVSYTEIELIQGLQARDEKLFSYLYDHYSPALYGVALKIVTDDASAGDVLQEVFIKIWKNIDRYDPTKGRLFTWMLNIARNTAIDSLRSKAHKLEQKVQDVTSTNLMYEPQLAVHLSVDHLGLTKVIEGLPKDQRIIIDLAYFKGCTQEEIAKTLDIPLGTVKTRMRNAIMQLRILLKQL
- the def gene encoding peptide deformylase encodes the protein MILPIVAYGHPVLRKVAEDITPDYPKLKELIANMWETMYGSNGVGVAAPQINKSIRLFVVDSKQIIDNLEDDEKNDYPGDNGIKEVFINAQIVETGGKEWAYNEGCLSIPKVREDVNRAETVTLSYVNENFEPQQKTFTGVTARVILHEYDHIDGKLFIDHLKPLKRRMLKSKLEDITKGKVRVDYKMTFPK
- the ruvX gene encoding Holliday junction resolvase RuvX encodes the protein MARVMAIDYGKKRTGLAVTDPLQLIASGLTTVLTHELIPFLKKYFAAEEVEMILIGEPKNLDGNDTHATPLVAECIRVLQKNFPHIPVKKVDERFTSRIAFQSMIDSGLKKKDRQNKGLVDEISATIILQEYLQNKM
- a CDS encoding UbiA-like polyprenyltransferase, with the protein product MITTINKYLSLVKFSHTIFAMPFALTGYFMATTKGGGSFSWATFGLVVLCMVFARSAAMAFNRWLDTDIDKLNPRTAKREIPAGVISPQNAMFFILINVMLFVLTTWFINRICFFLSPIALLVVLGYSYTKRFTALCHMVLGVGLSLAPIGAYLAVTGEFALLPVLVSVLVLCWVAGFDIIYSLQDEDFDKSQQLNSIPAWLGLSGALRFSELLHVVAAALVITIGITGHYHWLFWIGAAVFISMLVSQHLLVKPHDLSRVNVMFMTTNGIASVVFAIFVIADMLLFS
- a CDS encoding RNA methyltransferase, which translates into the protein MRKLSMDELGRKTVDEFKAADKTPLVLVLDNVRSMHNVGSVFRTADAFLLQGIVLCGYTPVPPHRDINKTALGATETVEWQYFPTTMEAVNALKSAGYLIMTIEQAAGSVMLDAFVPPVNQPVALVFGNEVSGVDAEVMKLADGCIEIPQSGMKHSLNISVSTGIVVWDIFVKLRAVTNRG
- the mutS gene encoding DNA mismatch repair protein MutS, whose amino-acid sequence is MAKSKSEETPLMLQHKAIKDKYPDAVLLFRVGDFYETFNEDAVIASRVLGIVLTKRANGSASYVDLAGFPHHSLDTYLHKLVKAGHRVAVCDQLEDPKTVKGIVKRGVTEMVTPGVAVNDKLLENTSNNFLAAVHFGADVTGVSFLDISTGEFIIAEGSTEYVDKLLQSFRPAEVVFARQQQKHFKATFGSRFYTYNLDEWIFTSTYAEEILLKHFQTHSLKGFGVEGMDAAIIAAGATLHYLKDTEHPHLQHITRLQRISQEDFLWMDRFTVRNLELLNSSVENGHTLLKVLDNTVTPMGARLLKRWLVFPLRDIAPINERLDTVAFFIQETELSKTLTHHLKLTGDLERLVSKIPLRKINPREVMQLARSLEQVQAVQELLAKSSNDYLSRLNEKLDPCTPILNKILNEVMENPPVQVNKGGVIREGVNAELDELRGIATKGKDFLLQIQQKESEATGIPSLKIAFNNVFGYYLEVTNTHKNKVPDTWIRKQTLANAERYITPELKEYEEKITGAEDKILTLETRLFDELLAALQPFIEPVQRNAQAFAQLDCLLCFAHNAVQYKYRRPVITDGYQLDIREGRHPVIEKGLPPGEAYVANDIQLNKDNQQIIILTGPNMSGKSALLRQTALITLMAHMGSFVPATNAEIGLTDKIFTRVGASDNLSGGESTFMVEMNETASIINTITSRSLVILDEIGRGTSTYDGISIAWSIVEYLHDMTSHRPKTLFATHYHELNELENKHERVKNFHITNMESGNKIIFLRKLAPGGSRHSFGIHVARMAGMPPELIERANEVLANLEEKHIDTSLQKNIKNIATPTQKLQLNIFDAHSDTFQQIRDKLGAVDINRLTPVEALLKLSEIKEMIN